Part of the Dioscorea cayenensis subsp. rotundata cultivar TDr96_F1 unplaced genomic scaffold, TDr96_F1_v2_PseudoChromosome.rev07_lg8_w22 25.fasta BLBR01000421.1, whole genome shotgun sequence genome is shown below.
ACCAATGTAAATCATATCAGCTTATCTAGCACACAATGATTGAGAAATTCCGGCCTCCACATCAATATATAAAGGTTTAATTTGTGTGGGTGACCTGCCggtgaaacaaaatcaaagttAGATAatcgttttgattcaaattaaagttttgacacccaaatgaaaaaaaaagcatagtttagtaatttattaaaaaatttactcgAGAAAGAAGAATCTCGTTTGGGGAAAACTTTGATATTGAAGTTTTCCcacaaaagtaaataaataaataaataataaaagaaatggcCTTAGACTCAtagcataaaaaagaaaagctttGTTCAAAGCTGCATcataaaagtaataaatctctgTTTGCTTAAAAaagtcaaaaagaaaaagaaaatgtttgtTGAAAGTTCTTTTTAATGAAAGAGATGCCAAGCCCACTCctcacaacttttttttttaataatttaatacagCATTCTGATTACActttaaagataattttttattgataacGGGGTTTATATTTGGTTTAGATTttgagtattattattattatatggtaATAACACTGATATTTCTATGATtcttttaacaattatttttcattcacctattttaaaaaaaaattaaataaactacAGTAttcataaaaagcaaaaaatatgaCAGAACAAAgagaaatacaaatataataaattaagccttataataaataatattttcataaaactCTATAgttaatgatttaaaatttatattatatctttattaatgtttattataattttttttatttattgtttattttatttttttgataaaataatttttaaaattaatgactTGAACCTAGAATTACTAAAGGACACATAACCCAGTGATACCTTAATCCCCTCACTctcaagaagagaaaaaaaaaaatttgaacctagagttttattattatgaacTTTGATATTGAAGTTTTCCcacaaaagtaaataaataaataaataataaaagaaatggcCTTAGACTCTtagcataaaaaagaaaagctttTTTTAAAGCTGCATCagaaaagtaataaatctctgtttgcttaaaaaaatgaaaaagaaaaagaaaatgtttgtttttttttttttttggaagagagCACAAAAgctcaaaacaaagaaaaaccaaacaaaaaactGGAAGAAAAAACTAAGGAGCAATGTTCATAGAGGAGCAAGCATTGAAAAACCAGAAGGGAAGTTGCATTCCCTTAGCAAAAAGAGATAGCTCAGGGTTGAGGTGGGCATGCTTCGAAAGGGCATCAGCAACAAGGTTGTCTTCTCTGGGAATGTATTCAAGATTTGGGTTCTGAAGCTGATGAAGAAGAGAGCGGAGCCGCCGAGCTTCCAAGTCAAGGTGCCAGGCTACCGAAATTTGGAAGTTCTTAATCAGGTTGAGGAGGCCAATGCAGTCAGAGAAGATGGTAGAAGGCCACCAGCGACGTTTGATGCATTCCTCCAAGGCCAAAATCATGGCAGCAGCTTCAGCTTGAATCGGGGAGTCAAGGGGGGCAGCGACAGAGCCTGCCAATAAGAGATTATTGTTATCAATGGTGATTAAAAAACCCAAGCCGGCATTACAAGTATCATTGATCCAAGAAGCATCAGAAAAGATGGAAACAGAAGGGTTGAGAGTGCAAGAATAAACATCCCTGAGAAATTTATTCGGCTTCTTGGAGTATTCCTTAGCAAGGCACCGAGCTTGAGTAGGAATCAAGTTAAAATTAGGGGAAATTTTCTTGAAAATGGCATTGCAGCGAGCTTTCCAGATCAGCCAGAGTGAGAAGGCGATGACAGCTTTAACAAATTGATGGTCACTCCAGTGGTTGAAATGAGAGACAAGCCAAGCACCAGTGGATAGAATATTCATGCTTGAAAGAGACAAGCCCAGGGAATTCAAAATGTTGCTCCAGCAGCTTAGAGTTTTGCAGGAGTCCCAAAAGATATGGTGGGTAGTTTCAGGGACCAGGTTGCATAATACGCAATGAGTTTGAGGTCCAAAGtttaaattgtaaaaaatatcaCAAGTTGGAAGACGTGAATGTGCCAGTCTCCAAACAAAGGTTCTCACCCTCGGAGCAACCACAAGCTGCCAAATTTGCCGCCAACCATGCCAATGGGCAACAGTCGAGTCATCATTAAGAGTGGAATAAACAGCAGAGACCACAGAAGTATGAGGGGTTTTGGGCCACAAGATCCAAGaattttccaaatcaaaagagATTTGGACCTTGGTAAGCCAATTTAGGTCAGCATTGGGACCCATGAAATTACTAAGAGCATTAGAATTCCAttgaaaatcaaagataaaatccAGCAAGGAAAGATTTTCCACAGAGAAATCCATATTGAGATAGGTAGGCTTGTAAACCAGAGGAACATCGTGAAGCCAAGGGTCCGACCAAACATTGGTAGAGAGAGGATTGCAAGAGATAATTTTGAAGTTGAAACCAAGAGAATCAGCAGTTTTAGAAATAGTTTTGCAAAGCCAAGACGAGGAAGAAAGATAGGGATGAGAAGCAAAATTCTAATCAGggtatttaaatttgaaaatatcaacCCATAATTTATCATCCCCGTTAAGAATAGCAAAAAGGTTTTTGGCCATAAGAGCATGTTTAACAATCAACAAGTTCCTGATTCCAAGACCACCCTCAGATTTGTTTTGAATGACAGTATTCCATCCAATTGAATGGAAGCCACGTTTGTTGTCACTAGTGCCCCAAAGGAATTTCCTAGCCAATCTGGATATGTCGTTAAGAATAAAATTAGGCAAAGAAAAGACAGAAAGAAAGTATGTGGGAACGGAGAGCAAGCTACTGTTAATCAGAACAATTCTGCCAGCAAAGGAAAGGGTAAAATTATTCCAGGAGTTAACAGTAGCAGCAATCCGATCCACCATGGGCTGGCATTGAGAAACAAATAGTTTTTTAAGGGAAATAGGAACACCAAGGTAATGAAAAGGAAATTTGCCCAGCTTAATGTTAAGAATTTTGGAAATAGATTTAGCAAGATGAGAGTTACACCAGGAAGGAACAAACAGTGCAGATTTGTTAAGGTTTGGGCTTTGGCCAGTGAGATCTTTGTAAAAATTGAGACAAAGGATGCAGTTTCTAGCAGTTTTGCGTGAAGCATTGGTGATTAGGAGTAGATCGTCAGCGAACATTAAGTGATTAAAATTACGCCGGAGGTGGTGATTAAAGCCAGGAACAAGTGACAGAGAAAGGGCATGGTTTAAGATAGCTGTGAGGTTATGGGTGACAAGATTGAAGAGGAGAGGAGATAATGGGTCACCCTGCCTGAGACCCCGAGAGCTAGAAAACCAGGGCGAGTGATGACCATTGACAATAAGggagaaagaagaggaagaaatacAGTTTTGAATCCAGGAGATCCAGATGGGAGGGAAATTCATCTTGCACAAAGTTGCGAGTATGGCATCCCATTCAACAGTGTCAAATGCTTTCTCAATATCCACCTTAATAATCATCCTAGGGTGCTGCTTGGAATCAGATTCAAGAGAATGCACAATTTCCTGGGTAGCCAAAATATTATCGAAAGTAGAACGACCGGGGATGAAACCACTTTGCTCATGACTGACTAAGTTGTGAATAACAAGCTTTAAGCGGGAAGCTAAGATTCTGGAAATCACTTTATAGGAGACGTTGCAGAGAGAAATAGGTCGAAAGTCAGAGACTTTTTTAGGGTTGTTGGTTTTAGGAATGAGAGCAACATAGGTTTTGTTCCAAGCGGGAGGGAGCTTTGAGGTGTTGAAGAAATAATCAATAGCATTGAACAGATGGTCACCCAGAATATTCCAGTAAAAGAGGTAGAATTCAACCGTAAAACCATCCGGACCGGGGGATTTACCACGAGGCATGTCTCGAAGAGCACAAAAAACCTCCCATTTGGTCACTGGTTTTATGAGTGTCTCAAAATCATGAGTGTTGAGCGTGGGTAGATCCCCCGGGAGAGCATAGAAAATCTCGTCAAGGTTTTTGGAAGAGCAGGAAGACCAAAGcgaagaataaaaatttaaaaagc
Proteins encoded:
- the LOC120254337 gene encoding uncharacterized protein LOC120254337, producing the protein MDFSVENLSLLDFIFDFQWNSNALSNFMGPNADLNWLTKVQISFDLENSWILWPKTPHTSVVSAVYSTLNDDSTVAHWHGWRQIWQLVVAPRVRTFVWRLAHSRLPTCDIFYNLNFGPQTHCVLCNLVPETTHHIFWDSCKTLSCWSNILNSLGLSLSSMNILSTGAWLVSHFNHWSDHQFVKAVIAFSLWLIWKARCNAIFKKISPNFNLIPTQARCLAKEYSKKPNKFLRDVYSCTLNPSVSIFSDASWINDTCNAGLGFLITIDNNNLLLAGSVAAPLDSPIQAEAAAMILALEECIKRRWWPSTIFSDCIGLLNLIKNFQISVAWHLDLEARRLRSLLHQLQNPNLEYIPREDNLVADALSKHAHLNPELSLFAKGMQLPFWFFNACSSMNIAP